The following are encoded together in the Salmonella enterica subsp. enterica serovar Choleraesuis genome:
- a CDS encoding 3-oxoadipate CoA-transferase subunit A: MINKCCTSVDDAVADIHDGAVVMVGGFGPAGQPEQLLDALIRRNPKQLTLISNNAGNGDYGLAALLKAGCVKKVICSFPRQSDSWVFDELYRNGDVELELVPQGNLAARIQAGGSGLGAIFTPTGYGTELAAGKETREIDGRHYVLEMPLKADFALIKGRLADRWGNMVYEKTGRNFGPIMAMAARCTIAQVGGIARLGELDPEGVITPGIFVQRVVSVADAPLHLTA; this comes from the coding sequence ATGATTAACAAATGTTGTACCTCAGTCGATGACGCGGTGGCTGATATTCACGACGGTGCGGTGGTGATGGTCGGCGGCTTCGGCCCGGCAGGCCAGCCGGAGCAACTGCTGGACGCGCTGATTCGCCGCAACCCTAAACAGCTCACGCTTATCAGTAACAATGCCGGGAACGGTGACTATGGTCTGGCGGCGCTGCTCAAAGCCGGTTGCGTTAAAAAGGTGATCTGCTCCTTCCCGCGTCAGAGCGATTCATGGGTATTTGATGAGCTGTATCGCAATGGCGATGTAGAGCTGGAGCTGGTGCCACAAGGCAACCTGGCAGCGCGCATTCAGGCCGGCGGCTCGGGCCTGGGCGCTATTTTTACCCCAACCGGTTACGGCACTGAACTTGCCGCAGGCAAAGAGACCCGGGAGATCGATGGCCGTCACTACGTGCTGGAGATGCCGCTTAAAGCCGACTTCGCCCTGATCAAAGGCCGCCTGGCGGATCGCTGGGGCAACATGGTGTATGAAAAGACCGGACGTAACTTTGGGCCGATCATGGCGATGGCTGCGCGTTGCACCATTGCTCAGGTAGGAGGGATCGCCAGGCTGGGTGAGCTTGATCCCGAAGGTGTGATAACGCCGGGGATTTTCGTGCAACGGGTGGTCAGCGTCGCCGACGCGCCATTACACCTGACGGCCTGA
- a CDS encoding 3-oxoacid CoA-transferase subunit B has protein sequence MEKLTHQQLAARIAKDIPEGAYVNLGIGMPTQIANYLPTDREIFLHSENGILGMGPAPEPGAEDPELINAGKQPVTLLAGGCYFHHGDSFAMMRGGHLDICVLGAYQVSARGDLANWSTGKPGAIPAVGGAMDLAIGARQVFVMTEHLTKKGECKLVAECSYPLTGIACITRIYSDMAVMDITPGGVVVRELFAGISPGELQNVTPVELQFNLFNEEPRYAASLSL, from the coding sequence ATGGAAAAACTGACTCATCAACAGCTGGCGGCGCGCATCGCCAAAGATATTCCGGAAGGGGCATACGTCAATTTAGGCATCGGTATGCCGACGCAGATTGCCAATTATCTGCCGACGGACCGCGAGATCTTTCTGCACAGCGAAAACGGCATCCTTGGCATGGGACCGGCCCCCGAGCCGGGTGCGGAAGATCCTGAACTTATTAATGCCGGTAAGCAGCCGGTAACACTACTGGCGGGGGGCTGTTATTTCCACCACGGCGACTCATTCGCCATGATGCGCGGTGGCCATCTGGATATCTGTGTGCTGGGTGCCTATCAGGTTTCAGCGCGTGGCGACCTGGCTAACTGGAGCACTGGCAAGCCGGGGGCGATTCCGGCGGTGGGCGGAGCCATGGATTTAGCCATCGGCGCTCGCCAGGTGTTTGTGATGACCGAACATCTGACTAAAAAAGGGGAGTGCAAGCTGGTGGCTGAATGTAGCTATCCGCTGACCGGCATTGCCTGTATTACCCGCATTTACTCCGATATGGCAGTGATGGATATCACCCCTGGCGGCGTAGTGGTACGCGAACTGTTTGCCGGGATTTCTCCTGGCGAACTACAAAACGTCACTCCGGTCGAGCTGCAATTTAATTTGTTCAACGAGGAGCCACGCTATGCCGCAAGCCTTTCTCTGTGA
- a CDS encoding acetyl-CoA acetyltransferase, giving the protein MPQAFLCDARRTAFGRLNGALAPVRPDDMAALVIRDLLSRHPHLNPETIDDVVLGCANQAGEDNRNVARMALLLAGVPVAVPGVTVNRLCGSSLDALAWSARAIKSGEMDLLIAGGVESMSRAPFVMGKAQSAYSRAMQLEDTTMGWRFINPALQAEYGTESMPQTAENLAQRFSISREDQDKFALRSQQLTARAQHNGFYQPQITPVTIPAVKRGQQPQIFDQDEHPRATSLEALSQLKPVVHSAGTITAGNASGLNDGACALLLASEAALDSNQLTPQARIVASAVSGVQPTIMGYGPVGAITKVLSQARLTLKDMDTIEINEAFAAQVLSVTRALGLSDDDERINPNGGAIALGHPLGTSGGRVVMNAMWQLKATGGRYALCAMCIGVGQGIAMIIERV; this is encoded by the coding sequence ATGCCGCAAGCCTTTCTCTGTGATGCCCGCCGCACCGCATTCGGACGTTTAAACGGCGCGTTAGCGCCGGTTCGCCCCGATGATATGGCGGCGCTGGTCATCCGTGACTTACTCAGCCGCCACCCGCACCTTAACCCGGAAACCATCGACGATGTGGTGCTGGGTTGCGCTAATCAGGCCGGGGAAGACAACCGCAATGTTGCGCGTATGGCGCTGTTGCTGGCAGGAGTACCGGTTGCGGTTCCTGGCGTGACGGTTAACCGGCTGTGTGGTTCCAGCCTTGATGCTCTGGCCTGGTCGGCGCGGGCGATTAAAAGCGGAGAGATGGATCTGCTGATTGCAGGCGGCGTTGAAAGTATGTCCCGGGCACCGTTTGTTATGGGCAAAGCGCAGAGCGCCTACAGCCGGGCCATGCAGCTGGAAGATACCACCATGGGCTGGCGCTTTATCAACCCGGCGCTCCAGGCGGAATACGGTACGGAAAGCATGCCACAAACTGCGGAAAACCTGGCCCAGCGCTTTTCGATTAGCCGTGAAGATCAGGACAAATTTGCCCTGCGCAGCCAGCAGCTTACCGCCCGCGCCCAGCACAATGGCTTTTACCAGCCGCAAATTACGCCGGTAACAATCCCGGCGGTTAAGCGCGGCCAGCAGCCGCAGATTTTTGACCAGGATGAGCATCCGCGTGCGACTAGCCTTGAGGCGTTGAGCCAGCTTAAGCCGGTTGTTCATAGCGCCGGAACCATCACCGCCGGAAACGCCTCAGGTTTGAACGATGGTGCCTGTGCGTTGCTCCTGGCCAGTGAAGCGGCTCTGGACAGCAACCAGCTGACGCCGCAGGCGCGAATTGTCGCCAGCGCCGTGAGCGGCGTACAGCCCACCATCATGGGTTATGGTCCGGTCGGGGCGATAACCAAAGTATTAAGCCAGGCGCGCCTGACGCTCAAAGATATGGACACCATTGAAATTAACGAAGCCTTCGCCGCCCAGGTACTCAGCGTCACCCGTGCGCTGGGGCTAAGTGATGACGATGAGCGCATTAACCCGAACGGCGGGGCGATTGCCCTCGGCCACCCGCTGGGAACTTCCGGCGGTCGCGTGGTGATGAACGCCATGTGGCAGCTCAAAGCCACCGGGGGCCGCTACGCCCTTTGCGCCATGTGCATCGGCGTGGGGCAGGGTATCGCCATGATTATTGAACGCGTGTGA
- a CDS encoding 3-oxoadipate enol-lactonase: protein MEIEYRLDGPENAPVLVLSNSLGTTWDMWQVQMPLLRQHFRVLRYNTRGHGGTPLPAEPLTLARLGRDVVDLLDALNIERAAFCGISLGGLTGMWLNRYAPERFSAIAIANTAARIGEPEGWLARAKLVREQGMEPVAEGSASRWFTPGFCQQQPEVVKALITTLAGLNPQGYAACCEALATADLRAELPAMTRPMLVIAGSHDPVTGVAEAQDIVTRAADARLITLPASHLSNISCGLQFSQQLKDFICEEISSVVNH, encoded by the coding sequence ATGGAGATTGAATATCGGCTCGACGGCCCGGAAAACGCGCCGGTTCTGGTGCTCTCAAACTCACTCGGTACCACCTGGGATATGTGGCAGGTGCAGATGCCGCTACTGCGTCAGCACTTTCGGGTACTGCGCTACAACACCCGGGGTCACGGCGGTACTCCACTGCCAGCTGAGCCGCTCACACTCGCGCGACTGGGGCGTGACGTGGTGGATTTGCTGGACGCGCTGAATATCGAACGTGCCGCTTTCTGCGGTATCTCGCTGGGCGGTCTGACCGGTATGTGGCTTAACCGCTATGCGCCGGAGCGTTTTAGCGCTATCGCCATCGCTAACACCGCAGCGCGTATCGGCGAGCCGGAAGGCTGGCTGGCGCGGGCAAAACTGGTGCGCGAGCAGGGAATGGAGCCGGTGGCGGAAGGCTCTGCCAGCCGTTGGTTCACTCCCGGTTTCTGCCAGCAGCAGCCTGAAGTAGTGAAGGCTTTAATTACCACGCTCGCCGGGCTGAACCCACAGGGCTATGCCGCCTGTTGCGAAGCGCTGGCGACGGCGGACTTAAGGGCCGAACTACCGGCAATGACCCGCCCGATGCTGGTTATTGCCGGAAGCCATGACCCGGTAACTGGCGTTGCTGAGGCACAAGATATTGTGACGCGGGCAGCGGATGCCCGGTTGATTACGTTGCCGGCATCGCATCTGTCGAACATCTCCTGCGGGCTGCAGTTCAGCCAGCAGTTGAAAGACTTTATCTGTGAGGAGATATCCAGTGTCGTTAACCATTGA
- a CDS encoding muconate cycloisomerase — MSLTIESIQCWLVDIPTIRPHKLSMATMGCQTLTIVRMECAEGVTGWGEATTIGGLSYGPESPEGIRSAIETYLAPAICGQTFSGVEALTRFMQARVKGNSFARSALETAFLDAQGKSLGVPVSTLLGGRLSDSLPVLWTLASGDTARDIEEGQRLLDEGRHNAFKLKIGARDLKTDIAHTLAIKSALGEQVSIRVDVNQAWDYSSALRGIAALEEGGVEVIEQPLPLWDKAGLVALSQRFSAVMLADEAVADSHDGYALAAAGFRGAYALKIAKAGGPAQALHLAQTALAAGIGLYGGTMLEGTLGTVASLHAWSTLPLAIGTEMFGPLLLKDDIVATPLNYRNGGVELPALPGLGVEIDLDKLAHYARR, encoded by the coding sequence GTGTCGTTAACCATTGAGTCAATTCAGTGCTGGCTGGTGGATATCCCCACCATTCGCCCGCACAAACTATCGATGGCCACCATGGGCTGCCAGACCCTGACCATCGTCCGCATGGAGTGCGCTGAAGGCGTAACCGGCTGGGGTGAAGCCACCACTATCGGCGGCCTGAGCTATGGCCCGGAAAGCCCGGAGGGCATTCGCTCCGCGATTGAAACTTATCTGGCTCCGGCCATTTGTGGCCAGACCTTCAGCGGCGTAGAAGCGCTAACCCGGTTTATGCAGGCGCGAGTTAAAGGCAATAGCTTTGCCCGGTCAGCGCTGGAAACCGCTTTTCTTGATGCTCAGGGTAAATCATTAGGTGTACCGGTCAGCACGCTATTAGGCGGACGCCTTAGCGACAGCCTGCCGGTGTTATGGACGCTGGCCAGCGGCGATACCGCCAGGGATATAGAAGAGGGGCAGCGGTTGCTGGACGAAGGTCGCCACAACGCCTTCAAGCTCAAAATCGGTGCTCGCGATCTTAAAACGGATATTGCTCATACCCTGGCGATTAAATCCGCACTCGGTGAGCAGGTCAGTATTCGGGTGGACGTCAACCAGGCCTGGGATTACTCCAGCGCGCTGCGGGGAATTGCCGCTCTGGAAGAGGGGGGCGTAGAGGTTATCGAGCAGCCGCTGCCGCTATGGGATAAAGCCGGTCTGGTAGCCCTGAGTCAGCGATTTTCCGCGGTGATGCTGGCCGATGAAGCCGTAGCCGACAGCCACGACGGTTACGCGTTGGCGGCGGCAGGATTTCGCGGCGCGTACGCGCTCAAAATTGCCAAAGCCGGAGGCCCGGCACAGGCGCTTCATCTGGCGCAGACCGCGCTGGCAGCCGGTATTGGGCTCTATGGCGGCACCATGCTGGAAGGCACGCTCGGCACGGTCGCTTCATTACATGCCTGGTCAACCCTGCCGTTAGCGATAGGCACCGAAATGTTCGGCCCGCTGTTGCTGAAGGATGACATTGTGGCCACGCCGCTGAACTACCGCAACGGCGGGGTGGAGCTCCCGGCGCTGCCTGGGCTGGGCGTAGAAATTGATCTGGATAAGCTGGCCCATTACGCGCGCCGCTAA
- a CDS encoding muconolactone Delta-isomerase: MLFKVDMTVNIPTTMPAEQAAEIKAREKAYSQQLQRSGKWRHIWRVAGLYANVSIFDVDSPQELHDILMELPLYPYMDIKVEALCRHPSSIRDDDR; the protein is encoded by the coding sequence ATGCTATTTAAAGTAGATATGACGGTAAATATTCCCACCACTATGCCAGCCGAGCAGGCGGCAGAAATTAAGGCGCGTGAAAAGGCCTACTCCCAGCAGCTTCAGCGCTCAGGCAAATGGCGACATATCTGGCGAGTGGCCGGCCTGTACGCCAATGTCAGCATTTTCGATGTCGACAGCCCACAAGAGTTACATGACATCCTGATGGAGCTACCGCTTTACCCCTACATGGATATTAAGGTCGAGGCGCTGTGCCGCCATCCGTCTTCAATTCGCGACGACGACCGCTAA
- a CDS encoding catechol 1,2-dioxygenase yields the protein MSVKILNTEEVQQLINISSGFTVEGGNPRFKKIMQQLITSLCAVIEENDVTDEEFWDAVNYLHFLGGRQEAALLAAGLGLEHFLDLRADAKAAAAGDNGGTPRTIEGPLYVAGAPLSDKHARMDDGKDNGEVMWLHGQVLDTDGQPVANAIVDIWHANTLGNYSFFDKSQSEFNLRRRVKTGPDGRYSARSIVPSGYGCPPDGATQALLNQLGRHGNRPAHIHFFVSAPGYKHLTTQINLDGDEYLWDDFAFATRDGLIAAPVKVTDSQLAAERDIDGPHTEVRFDFALAPTQREQEEQRIKRLRALES from the coding sequence ATGTCTGTAAAAATTTTGAATACTGAAGAGGTGCAGCAGTTAATCAACATCAGCAGCGGATTTACGGTCGAAGGTGGCAATCCGCGCTTTAAAAAGATAATGCAACAGCTGATTACCAGCCTGTGTGCGGTTATCGAAGAAAACGACGTTACCGATGAGGAGTTTTGGGATGCGGTGAACTACCTGCATTTCCTCGGCGGTCGTCAGGAAGCAGCTCTGCTGGCTGCCGGGCTGGGGCTGGAGCACTTCCTCGACCTGCGCGCCGATGCTAAAGCGGCGGCTGCGGGTGACAACGGCGGTACCCCGCGCACGATTGAAGGGCCGCTGTATGTGGCCGGTGCGCCGCTCAGTGATAAACACGCGCGCATGGACGACGGTAAAGATAATGGTGAAGTGATGTGGCTGCATGGTCAGGTGCTGGATACCGACGGTCAGCCGGTCGCGAATGCCATCGTTGATATCTGGCACGCTAACACGCTGGGTAACTATTCGTTCTTTGATAAATCACAGAGCGAATTCAACCTGCGTCGTCGGGTGAAAACCGGCCCGGATGGTCGCTATAGCGCGCGCAGCATCGTACCTTCTGGATACGGATGCCCGCCGGATGGCGCGACTCAGGCACTGCTGAATCAGCTTGGCCGCCACGGAAATCGCCCGGCCCATATCCACTTCTTCGTGTCGGCTCCGGGTTACAAGCACCTGACTACCCAGATAAACCTCGATGGCGATGAATACCTGTGGGATGACTTCGCTTTTGCCACCCGTGATGGCCTGATTGCCGCACCGGTAAAAGTGACCGATAGCCAGTTGGCTGCCGAACGCGACATCGATGGCCCGCATACCGAAGTGCGCTTTGATTTCGCCCTGGCACCAACCCAGAGAGAGCAAGAAGAACAGCGTATCAAACGCCTGCGCGCCCTCGAGTCCTGA
- a CDS encoding 3-phenylpropionate dioxygenase, translating into MTMTRPSFARDLEDKVNQALVIDEAAGKYQCRRSIFTDPELFELEMATIFEGNWVFLAHESQIPEPGDYYTLTIGRQPVMITRDKQGELHAMINSCSHRGAMLASRRSGNKSSFTCPFHGWTFSNNGKLLKAKDEKTGGYPPCFKQDGSHDLKAMPRFANYRGFLFGSLSADVVTLDEWLGDTSKIIDLIVDQAEEGLEVLSGVSTYTYEGNWKLQMENGADGYHVSVVHWNYASTMSRRNYEANATHTVDANGWSKSAGGVYGFDNGHMLLWTQAINPEVRPVFNHRERLVERFGEQRAGQMVGQTRNLCLYPNLYLMDQFSTQLRVVRPLAVDKTEVTIFCFAPKGESDAERALRIRQYEDFFNVSGMGTPDDLEEFRACQQGYSAGLAEFSDMSRGATRWLQGPDENARQIGMNPKLSGDRPEDEALYITHHHHWQQTLLAALRKAQQQEAPDA; encoded by the coding sequence ATGACAATGACACGCCCATCCTTTGCCCGCGATTTGGAAGATAAAGTCAACCAGGCGCTGGTTATTGACGAAGCCGCCGGAAAATATCAGTGTCGTCGCTCGATTTTTACCGACCCTGAACTGTTTGAACTGGAGATGGCCACCATCTTCGAAGGTAACTGGGTTTTCCTCGCTCACGAAAGCCAGATCCCAGAACCGGGTGATTATTACACGCTGACCATTGGCCGCCAGCCGGTCATGATTACTCGCGATAAGCAGGGCGAATTACACGCCATGATCAACAGCTGCTCGCATCGCGGCGCGATGCTGGCCTCCCGCCGTAGCGGCAATAAAAGCTCCTTTACCTGTCCGTTCCACGGCTGGACTTTTAGTAACAACGGCAAGCTACTTAAAGCTAAAGATGAGAAAACCGGCGGCTATCCGCCGTGCTTTAAACAGGACGGCTCGCACGATCTTAAAGCCATGCCGCGCTTTGCCAACTATCGAGGATTCCTGTTCGGTAGCCTTTCTGCTGACGTAGTAACCCTCGATGAATGGCTGGGCGACACCAGCAAAATCATCGACCTGATAGTTGATCAGGCAGAAGAAGGGCTGGAGGTGTTGAGCGGCGTTTCCACATATACCTATGAAGGTAACTGGAAACTACAAATGGAAAATGGCGCCGACGGCTATCACGTTTCGGTGGTGCACTGGAACTACGCCTCTACCATGTCGCGTCGTAACTATGAAGCGAATGCGACCCATACCGTGGACGCCAATGGCTGGTCAAAAAGTGCGGGCGGGGTATATGGCTTCGACAACGGCCATATGCTGCTGTGGACTCAGGCGATTAATCCCGAAGTCAGACCGGTATTCAATCACCGTGAGCGGCTCGTTGAGCGCTTTGGTGAGCAGCGCGCCGGGCAGATGGTCGGTCAGACCCGCAACCTGTGTCTGTATCCCAACCTATATCTGATGGATCAATTCTCCACTCAACTGCGCGTAGTGCGCCCGCTGGCGGTTGATAAAACCGAAGTGACGATTTTCTGCTTCGCGCCGAAAGGTGAAAGCGACGCCGAGCGGGCATTGCGCATCCGTCAGTATGAGGATTTCTTTAATGTCAGCGGTATGGGGACACCTGATGACCTGGAGGAGTTCCGTGCCTGCCAGCAGGGCTACAGCGCCGGGCTGGCCGAGTTTAGCGATATGAGCCGGGGTGCGACCCGCTGGCTACAAGGCCCTGATGAAAACGCCCGTCAGATAGGTATGAATCCAAAACTGAGCGGCGATCGTCCGGAAGATGAAGCGCTGTACATCACCCATCACCACCACTGGCAGCAGACACTGCTGGCAGCACTGCGTAAAGCTCAGCAACAGGAGGCTCCAGATGCGTGA
- a CDS encoding benzoate 1,2-dioxygenase small subunit, with amino-acid sequence MRDLHFAISQFLYREARLLDDRQWDDWLNCYHPQVVYWMPCWRDDDTLTTDPQRELSLIYYASRDGLEDRIYRIKTERSAASTPEPRTTHQITNIELLGEEQGQIRVRYNWCTLSQRYNQSASYFGHSECLLQPLGDSFQIMRKTIQLNNDYINQVIDIYHI; translated from the coding sequence ATGCGTGATCTTCACTTTGCGATTAGCCAGTTTCTCTACCGTGAGGCGCGCCTGCTTGATGACCGGCAATGGGACGACTGGCTGAACTGTTACCACCCGCAGGTGGTGTACTGGATGCCGTGCTGGCGCGATGACGACACGCTGACTACCGATCCACAGCGTGAACTGTCGCTGATTTATTACGCCTCGCGCGATGGTCTTGAAGATCGTATCTATCGCATCAAAACCGAGCGTTCGGCGGCCAGTACGCCAGAACCGCGTACCACTCATCAGATAACCAATATCGAGTTGCTGGGTGAAGAGCAGGGGCAAATCCGCGTGCGTTACAACTGGTGCACGCTAAGCCAGCGCTATAACCAGAGCGCGAGCTACTTTGGACACAGCGAATGCCTGTTGCAGCCTCTGGGCGATAGCTTCCAGATTATGCGCAAGACCATCCAGCTCAATAACGATTACATCAATCAGGTAATCGATATCTACCATATTTAG
- a CDS encoding NADH oxidase, whose amino-acid sequence MTYSVALNFEDGVSRFIECNPGETVLDAAYRQKINLPMDCSDGVCGTCKCRGVAGDYELGDDFLEEALSEQEQEQGLVLTCQMVPSSDCVIEVPMASALCKTAPAQIEGKVVAVDAPSPGVFELTLDAQGPISWLPGQYVNLQIPGTTQTRAYSFSCANAERGLTFLIRHVPDGAMSGYLANRAQPGDALTIHGPQGSFYLRPVQRPLLMLAGGTGLAPLLAMLETLACAASTQSVHLIYGVNQDSDVVKQEQLESLKARLPGFSYCICVADETSQAQHKGYVTHHMEPQYLHDGDVDVYLCGPPPMVDAVLAAFNERNISPASFHYEKFNPGTPAQEQAA is encoded by the coding sequence ATGACTTATTCCGTCGCGCTTAATTTTGAAGACGGCGTCAGCCGCTTCATTGAATGTAACCCGGGTGAAACCGTGCTTGATGCAGCATATCGCCAGAAAATCAATCTGCCGATGGACTGTTCAGACGGTGTCTGCGGTACCTGTAAATGCCGTGGTGTAGCCGGTGATTACGAGCTGGGTGATGATTTTCTTGAAGAAGCGCTCAGTGAGCAGGAACAGGAGCAGGGACTGGTGCTTACCTGCCAGATGGTGCCATCCAGCGATTGCGTAATCGAAGTGCCAATGGCTTCGGCGCTATGTAAAACCGCCCCGGCTCAGATCGAGGGTAAAGTTGTGGCGGTGGATGCGCCGTCGCCAGGGGTATTTGAACTGACGCTGGACGCACAAGGTCCAATCTCGTGGCTGCCGGGACAGTATGTGAACCTGCAAATTCCAGGAACCACGCAGACCCGCGCTTACTCATTTAGCTGCGCAAACGCCGAACGTGGCCTGACTTTCCTGATTCGCCACGTACCGGATGGTGCCATGAGCGGTTATCTGGCCAATCGCGCCCAGCCTGGAGATGCGCTGACCATTCATGGGCCGCAGGGCAGCTTTTACCTGCGTCCGGTGCAGCGTCCGCTGCTGATGCTGGCTGGAGGAACCGGCCTGGCTCCGCTGTTGGCCATGCTGGAAACCCTGGCTTGCGCCGCCAGCACTCAATCGGTGCATCTTATCTACGGCGTCAATCAGGATAGCGATGTAGTGAAACAAGAGCAGCTGGAATCGCTTAAAGCCAGGCTGCCAGGGTTCAGCTACTGCATCTGCGTGGCCGATGAAACCAGCCAGGCCCAACACAAAGGTTATGTGACCCACCATATGGAGCCGCAATATCTTCACGATGGCGATGTGGATGTCTACCTGTGCGGGCCGCCGCCCATGGTGGATGCGGTATTGGCCGCTTTTAATGAGCGAAACATTTCTCCTGCCAGCTTCCATTACGAGAAATTTAACCCAGGCACCCCGGCACAGGAGCAGGCGGCATGA
- the benD gene encoding 1,6-dihydroxycyclohexa-2,4-diene-1-carboxylate dehydrogenase, translating into MSGRFNHKVMVITGAAQGIGRGVAQRAASEGARLVLIDRSPHLTELASALRDQGHEVLALMADLEQWDSTAAAIEEAQQHYERLDILVNNVGGTIWARPYAEYGPQQIEAEIRRSLFPTLWGCRAVLPHMLEQGQGVIVNVSSVATRGVNRVPYSAAKGGVNALTQSLAFEYGDKGIRINATAPGGTDAPPRVTPRNNEVPDDQERQWYQQVVDQTCATSFMHRYGTIDEQAAAILFLASDEASYINGTILPVAGGDCG; encoded by the coding sequence ATGAGCGGACGTTTTAATCACAAAGTGATGGTAATAACCGGCGCGGCCCAGGGAATCGGGCGCGGCGTGGCGCAACGGGCCGCCAGCGAAGGTGCAAGGTTGGTGCTGATTGACCGCTCGCCTCATCTCACCGAACTTGCCAGCGCTTTACGTGACCAGGGACATGAAGTTCTGGCGCTGATGGCCGATCTCGAACAGTGGGATAGCACGGCTGCGGCTATTGAAGAGGCTCAGCAGCATTACGAGCGGCTGGATATTTTGGTCAATAATGTGGGCGGCACCATCTGGGCCCGACCCTATGCTGAATACGGCCCGCAGCAAATTGAGGCCGAAATCCGTCGTTCGCTGTTTCCCACTCTATGGGGTTGTCGCGCGGTGCTGCCACATATGCTCGAGCAGGGGCAGGGCGTTATCGTCAACGTTTCATCGGTGGCGACTCGTGGCGTAAATCGGGTGCCGTATTCGGCGGCCAAAGGCGGCGTTAATGCGTTAACGCAGTCTCTGGCTTTTGAATATGGAGATAAAGGTATTCGTATTAATGCAACCGCGCCCGGTGGTACCGATGCGCCGCCGCGAGTGACGCCGCGTAATAATGAGGTACCAGATGACCAGGAACGTCAGTGGTATCAGCAGGTTGTAGACCAAACCTGCGCCACCAGCTTTATGCATCGCTATGGGACCATTGACGAACAGGCTGCCGCAATATTATTCCTGGCAAGTGACGAGGCCAGCTATATCAATGGCACAATATTACCGGTAGCCGGTGGTGACTGTGGCTAA
- a CDS encoding VOC family protein, whose protein sequence is MQQFGGYLFFNGNSEQAIAFYQRAIDAELLMKMRFSEAPPEECAAVSHYPPEQIMHASLKVPGGMLMLCDGAQEGDAGFSGFSLSLATDSLPQGERWFNALAEGGKVIMPFGKTFWALGFGMLTDKFGVPWMVNVEASPEPTL, encoded by the coding sequence ATGCAACAGTTTGGTGGCTATCTATTTTTTAACGGTAATAGCGAGCAGGCCATCGCTTTTTATCAGCGGGCTATTGATGCTGAATTACTGATGAAGATGCGCTTTAGCGAAGCGCCACCCGAAGAGTGTGCGGCGGTGTCGCACTACCCGCCGGAGCAAATTATGCATGCGTCCCTCAAGGTACCGGGTGGAATGCTTATGCTGTGCGATGGCGCGCAAGAAGGTGATGCCGGATTTAGCGGTTTTTCGCTTAGCCTGGCAACCGACAGTCTGCCTCAGGGGGAACGCTGGTTTAATGCCCTGGCTGAAGGGGGGAAAGTGATAATGCCATTTGGCAAAACGTTCTGGGCGCTGGGCTTTGGCATGCTGACAGATAAATTCGGCGTTCCCTGGATGGTTAATGTCGAAGCCAGCCCGGAGCCGACGCTGTAA